The Drosophila sechellia strain sech25 chromosome 2L, ASM438219v1, whole genome shotgun sequence region TACGATCCCGGATTGGAGCCCGATCCTGCTACGGGTCTGGAAGACCAGCTAGATCCAGCATTGGTCCTCGATTGCCAGGCGGCGTTGGAGCCGGGATAAGCTCCGGCATTGGATCCAGATGACCAGGATCCTGAGTTGGAACCAGGACTGGAAGCTGCGCCCGAAGTCCAGCTTGACCTGTAATCGCCATCTGTCTCCGGAAGTGATCCAGCTGCGCCCGAGGAACCACCCGAGGGATACCTCGAGGCAGAGCCATCTCTGGAACCGGAAGACCCATATGCAGTGCGAGCCACAAAGGTGTTGCCTCGACGACGGCAAACCGTGCACCTGGAAGATGAAACCACCAAtgtagatacatatgtatgcagcTAATGGATTTTTTCAAGTAACCCACCTGCTAATCTTGCTGGTCAAATCCGCCTTTAGCGTCTGCTGGCGCGGCTGGACGAACTGATCCTGCTCCTCGATGACGGTTAACCAGAAGGAGGCCAGCGCATCGTAGTAGTTGCAGCGTCCATGGCCATGGCACTCGATCACTGGCTGGGCGCGGAACTCCTCCAAGCAAGAGCCCGGGGAGACAAGGTTCTGTCCAACGCCTCCGACGTTGTCCAACGTGCTCTGAAAGGGGGTGGGTAACAGTGGGTTAACCTTTAATTCCTTATGCTGAGAATAGTAACCTACCATGAAGTAACTGTAGCCGGTCCACATCTCCTCCCAGCCGCCGGGGCACTCCGGAATGGACATGGATTGCGAGTGGAGGGCGATGATCCTGGTCGTCGTCTCGCACACAACGCAACTGCGGAACAAGACATGTCAATAGTTTGAGGGGTTTCCAGGGGAGGAAGGAATTTACACTTACCGCGAGATGTACTTCATGAGGTCCCTGCCTTGGATGGGCGTCATGGTCATTGGCATGGGCTCGGCGGTGGACAGCCAGAGACTGTCATCGTTATTCTGGGCAAAGTGACAAATGCCGTTGAAGTCACACAGCATGTACGGCATGGTGGTAAACCGCATCATGCAGGAGCCGGACTGACCGAGATCCTGACCCACCGCTCTGCTGGCGGCCACGTTGCCGGACAGTGAGTAGCCCTCCCAAAGCAGATTCGTGTTGGCCGGACACCGAGGCACTTGGACGGATTGCGAGTGGCGGGCGAAGATGAATCCGCGGCTCTTGGGCGCCGGCGCTGCTGGCGCTGGGTCACCTTGTAGTCCGGGCAGACCACGATGGCCGGGTGCTCCGGTCAAGCCAATATAACCCTTGTCACCACGCTGTCCCTGCGGTCCATCGGCTCCGGAGTAGCCCACCTCGCCCTGGTCACCGCGATATCCCATGGCACCTCTCTGTCCCTGGAATCCAATAAGTCCTGGTGCTCCAGCATCGCCTTCCTCGCCCTGGAACCCATCAAGTCCGGGCTCACCACGATCTCCGGGTCGGGCCATGGAGTAGGAGTAAGTTACACCTGGTTGACCCTTGGGGCCAACGAGTCCGTCCATGCCATCGATTCCACCCCAGCCGGCGTCGCCAGTGGGTCCCCGTGGTCCTGGGGCACCCATTCTTCCGTTCTTACCCGGAAGTCCGGGATATCCTTGCTCGCCCTTGGCGCCATCCCAGCCAGGTTCGCCCTGGAAGCCGATATCTCCGATGTCGCCCTGTCTGCCAACAATGGCATATCCAGATTCACCTCGCTCACCCTGGCGACCCATTTCTCCAAGCTTTCCCTTTGGTCCGATTAGTCCATGACGACCATTGTTTCCCGCTGCTCCGGGAAAGCCGACATCTCCCTGAGGTCCAGGTGGCCCCTGGATCTGGGGTCCATTGTGTCCGATCGCACCGTTGGGTCCATTCTCTCCCGGTGGACCAGGTGCTCCCTTCTGGCCAAAGTGTCCCGGACGTCCTGCTCGTCCATCGAGTCCAGCAACGCCTTCGTCACCTTTCTCGGTTGGCAATGTTATGCCCGGTGGACCTCGTGGTCCTTGGTCACCCTGGAATCCCTTAAGGCCGTCAGCTCCATCGAATCCAAGTTGTCCAGCATAGCCAATGTCACCGCTTTCGCCCTTGGCGCCGGGAGGTCCAATTAAGCCAATTGGTCCCATATCTCCCTGCTCGCCACGTTCACCCTGTAGTCCTCGATCTCCGGTGAAGCCGCGATAGAAGCTCAGATCCTGCAGGTTTTCCAAGCGACCTGGGAAGCCGACTTCTCCTTTGTCACCCTGCTCACCCTGCTCTCCCTGCGCTCCAATCAATCCGCGTGGTCCTTGATCACCAATCTGACCAGTTCGACCATCCAGGCCCACAACTCCTCTCTCGCCCTGAGGACCTTTGGGTCCCTGGGGTCCAGTAAAACCAGTTGCGCCCTTCAGGCCATTAACTCCATTGCGTCCAGGATAGCCGCCCAATCCGTTGGCTCCTGGCTCTCCTGGTCTACCCTGTTGGCCGGCGAGACCGCGATCTCCCCGCTGTCCCTTTAGTCCATGGCGACCGGGAAGTCCATTGAGTCCTGGACTGCCTACTTCTCCCTTGCGGCCAGCAACTCCATCGAGAGCTGGTTGCGAATCTCCAACGGCCCCACGCTGTCCCTTCACTCCGGGAGCTCCGGGGTATCCGATGGGCCCGGTCAAGCCGGATTCTCCGTCATCACCCTTTATGCCACTGTAGGCGGCCACGCCCTTCGCGCCTGTACGTCCTGGGAATCCAGGATTTCCTTGCTCACCCTTGCGTCCGGGAAGGCCGTTAGCTCCGGGATAGCCATCCGGTCCATCATCACCAGAGAGACCTAAAGGATAGGAAGGTATACGGTATTATAGACCATGATTAGGCAAAGTCGTATCTTCTTTATATgttagattttatttttatagattttagTCCAAATATTCGCTCACCTTTGGGTCCAAGCTCGCCGTTGGGTCCACGAGGTCCGATGTCACCCTGCCGTCCGTTGTATCCAATCTCACCACGCTCTCCGATCTCGCCAATCATTCCTGGAAGACCGGGAATGCCAGGACTACCAGGCAGTCCCTGCAGACCCGCATTGCCGAGGAGTCCACGACGGCCAGAGAAACCGATGCTGCCCTTGGCGCCGTTCTGTCCATTCTGGCCCAGCGAGCCCACCTCTCCCTTCTGGCCCTTGGCGCCGTGCGGTGCCTTGCGACCAATGCGTCCGGGCTGACCCTTTGGTCCGGGCCGACCAACCAGGAAGTCACCGCGCTGGCCCTTGTTGCCAGGCAGTCCTGTTTGTCCAACAGCGCCATCGGGTCCATGCTCGCCCTTCACTCCCTTGGGTCCTGGGCGTCCGGCGAGTCCATACTGGCCGGGTGCGCCGACATCACCGGGGAAGCCCTTAATGCCTGACCGACCCGGTGGTCCAATCTCACCCTGGATCACCTCCTGACCAGGTACACCGCGCTGTCCCTTGTATCCAAGGCCTCCATCCAAGCCAGGTTCACCATCGCGACCAGCCAATCCTGGAGCTCCCTGCGGTCCGTAATCGCCAGTTTGGCCGGGATAACCCTTGGCACCCACGAGTCCGGGAATAACTTCGCCAGCCGGGCCACGGTCACCAATTTCGCCACGAAGTCCAATATCGCCTTGCTTTCCCTTGGCTCCCTTCACGCCCTTCGGTCCGGTATAACCATCCTCGCCAGGCCCACCAGTGTTGTCGTAGATCTGACCAGGATTCGGCTCACCCTTGACGCCCTTGAAACCGGTATCACCATCGTCGCCGAGCTCGCCCTTTATTCCGTCATATCCCGGCTCGCCGATCAAGTAGACCTTGGGTGTGGTGGCGTTTCTACCGGGAGCTCCATCACGACCATCGCGTCCTGGCTCACCATCGCGTCCCTGGGAACCGGCATCGCCGTAGTCGCCGCGCTGTCCGGTTTCTCCGCGCTCGCCCTGGCTACCAATGGATCCATCCCGTCCATTTTCACCGTAGTCACCCTGATCTCCGCGACGTCCACTGTCGCCGATGTCACCGATTTCGCCCTTCCTTAAAGGGCCCAATTCGATCTTCCTTCCATCGGGTCCGGCTGCTCCAACTTTGCCTGGCTCGCCGGGAATACCCGCTGGACCGGGCAGACCTTTGTGACCAGCCCTTCCGGGGTTACCTTTCAAGCCCTGTACGCCACGCGGTCCAGAGAGGCCAATAGCTCCACGGTTTCCATTGCTACCCGGATAGCCGGTGTCGCCCTCCTGGCCACGGGGTCCTCGGGGTCCGGCATTGCACACGGGGCAGTCGTCACCGCGCAATCCCTTGTCACCGGGCAGTCCACGCAATCCGTTATAACCATCGTCACCGGGAAGTCCACGGAAACCGGGCGGTCCCTGGGAACCAGGAGGACCAACGATGTTGTAGCCCTCGCCGGGCAGACCCTTGTCACCGGGCAAGCCGACCTCTCCGCGATCGCCGCGATAGCCCTCCAAACCAGGTAATCCATTTAGGCCAGACTCGCCCTTTGGTCCGACCACATTTTGTCCAGGGTCTCCGTGCAGTCCGTATCGGCCGGGTAGACCAGCTTCGCCGGGGGGTCCCTGCGGTCCCGGTGGGCCAATGAATCCATAGTCTCCGGCCTCACCGCGCTCACTACGTCCAGGCGGTCCGCGACTGCCGCTTAAGCCGGGGTCTCCTGATTGACCAGCTAGACCGATGGGTCCGCGGCGTCCAGGTTTGCCGGGCAGACCTGGTGGACCTGGTTCTCCGGGCGGTCCGATGTCTCCCTGTGATCCAATCGGGCCGGGCAGCGATTTGGTGAGACTAGGATCGTAAATTCCGGGGGAACCAGCGCCTCCTTGAACACCAGGCATGCCGGCGAATCCATCCTCTCCACGCTCTCCTGGGCTTCCGTCCAATCCATCAGCTCCAGTCCAGCCGGGCGCACCTTTCATGCCCTTGTCACCGAATCGACCGGGTTCACCATCCTTACCGGGCTTGCCCCGCTCTCCGGGTCCTCCGATCTCACCTCTTGCACCAGGCAGTCCATTGCGGCCAACGGCGCCTTGTTCACCGGTCGGTCCCTGTGGCCCCTCATCGCCCTGGAGTCCCACGTATCCCTTGTAGCCCTTCAAGGTGTCATCTGGCTTCAGCACTCCGGATAGGCTGTCACCTGGGTCACCCTTGTGCCCAGGCGGTCCAATCAGTGAGTAGGGCAGCTCCGAAACGTCGCCAGTGTCACCCTTGGGTCCCGGCAGTCCCGGATCTCCCTTCTTGCCGGTTAGGCCAGCGTAACCAGTGTCACCCTTGCTACCGCGATCACCGTCGAATCCGGGCGGTCCCATACCGCCGGGCTGTCCAGTCTCGCCTCGATTGCCCTTGGTGCCCTTGGAGTTGATGCCGCCCTCGCCAGCCTCTCCGGGTGGACCCTGCTGACCGGGCTTTCCTGGCGGACCGCGAACGCCGTTCTGGCCAGGTGCTCCGCTGGGACCCTGCATACCAGGCCGTCCGtcgcagccatcgattccacGTGGTCCTGGTGTTCCGGGCTCACCGCTTTTACCCTACGATGGCCAGGAACCAATGGAAATTATTGAACTAGTCTCATTTCATAGGATATAATATGGATCATGTGGGTATCGAGATTATAAATACGAAATGCACTTAATCTGGCTCTTTCAAATATGTAGAATGACTATCTAGAAGATACTTTTATTACTCACCATAATGCCAGGGTAACCCATTTCACCTTTAGGTCCGACATCGCCCTGTAAGTACATTTCTCATGCATAAGTCATCATTTTGAGGATACTTTGAAATCGATTTCTTACGCGATGTCCTTTCTCGCCTTGTTCGCCATACTCGCCGACATCTCCCTTCTCGCCGATTGGTCCTGCTCGTCCAAATGGTCCAATATCACCGGCAGGTCCTTCCAAGCCAAAAATTCCGATGGGTCCTTGGGCGCCCATGCGTCCCTTGATTCCTTTGCAGTCGCATAGCGTTGTGTTGCAGATCTGaaatcaagaatatatatatactatatagtaGCCCAAGGAATATGAAACCATGTTTGATTGCCCCTGATTGAAACACTCGTTTGGGCAATCGAAGATGTCACAATCAATTCGATATCTATTGCTTCTGCCATTTGCTCATGGTGCCAACTAGGAACTAGCATTCAGCTAATATATAAAtctataaattaatttaaattcatttagcTTGCTTTCAGCTTAAATTAAGTTAAGTGTTAAGTTTTAGTGTTGTATAGCTCACATATATTAGTTTTAAGCTAACAGATACCCCTTAGCTCATCAACTTGTAGTCTGTGAAGTTGATTATTTGTGAATTCCGCAACAATCTTGCTGGAATCCCATGGAAATGACCTTCTGCTCGATGGTTGGATGGATTCGTGCAAATTCCTTTGCGAAAGTCAAACGAAATCTGGGGCCGCCTTAGCCAGAAAATCAACAATAATAAGTAGAGCTGCAACATTTTTCAGCCTGCAGTTCGCAGCTTTAATTGCACGGCTTCCGTTTGCAATGAGATAATCTTCTATATGAGTACGTTTACTTTTGCCCAGTCAATTGAGCGAGTGCATAGAACACGCTCACTGGACCTCGGAATGAAGTTGAGGCGATTCCGAAGTGAAAATGTGGCAGATGCGGTTGGGGAAAAAGGCTggaaaatgctggaaaatgctGGGAAATGCTATCCACAGGCAGCGCATTTCTAACCCATTTAATgtgcatttatttataaacaacgtGTGCAATTCGGTAAAAAGCGATTATCTGGAATATCTCCTCCCAttatgaaatcaatttgaAATACCATTTTTGAGGTAGTTTGCAAAAGTGGCCTCTGCTCCCACGTGGATTTATTGGCACACATTGGTTGCGGCTTCCTCATTCATGTCAGCGGCATAAACATCCTTAGTTTCATTTCTCGTATTTATAGAATTGACATAATTTCATGCTGGTTAAAATTCCGAATTTATGGCCGCCTTCATTAATTTGGAATTTCAGTGGTCGTTTAAGTTTTCCACCGACAGttcctccaaaaaaaaaaaacaagaaaccatttaaaaattgagaaaaaaaactGCACACATGTTGCACGCATGTTTCGAGGTTCTCTGCgcaatattttaaacatatttgcATACGaaatttgttgtttaattgTTGGTTGAATTAGTGTCAAATGTTTGGCAaattctgttctgttctggaTTTACAAACACCTCCGCTGATTTGAGACAAGCGACATCAGCGGAGTTCAAAGCCCCGGAAGATGCTAGTCCAATCCGTTCCCAGAAGTGAATCTGGTCGCAGCAGATCAAACCATCTGTTAACTAAATATTCACATCACCGAATCCCGAAACGAGAACGCCAAAGGTAAACAACACGCAGCACTGAAAAACTaggaaaaaatttaaaaaatagaaaaaaagaCTTTGCGGTGAACCAAAAGATGTTGTTCTCGCCgggcaaacaaatgaaaaatcCGAGAAAATGCAGAtaccaaaataaaatccaatcccCCCCCCCCACCGGAAAATTCTGGTGCTGCAGGTGCACCAAAGCAATTGCACTCGATTGCTGGAAATGCCACGTCAAATGTGAGAAACCTCACATTATGTGGGTGTAGCAAGTCTTATGATAATACGAGTTTATTTCGAACAGTTCTTGGTTTCATTCAAGTCTTTTGTTTCACAGCACACACATTCCTTCATATTCCGAAAATATCCAAGCGAACACCATCGAATTTCATTCAATCAATTGCCAAATCTGAAACCCAAGGAATTCTTCTCGGATAACACACGAAATTGacatatcatatatatattatatatctgTGAAGATATCCATATTCGCATGCAAAATGTATGTCAAACTGTGGAAATTGTTGCGGTAACACGTTCAAAAGTGACAGCACTGCAATTTCCTTGAACTTGACACTGGGCCACATATGCCACATATAGCACActatatatgtttgtatatatatgcTACATTGTCTGCCATATATGggccatttattttttttcatttgatttttttatttttcggttGGCAGACGGAAAACGCACTGCCAAGTGGCGTCGACGTTGGGGGATGAGAAACCACTTGGCATCGAGGGAATCGGGCTGTTGCACTGTGCGCTCCTCtttcacacacatacacatataccCGTACGATACCCTCGATTCTGCCGATGTCAGCAGTGGTGGCAGTGACTGGGAATATTCGCCAAAACTAATTACCAACATTCCTCAATGGGCACGCGTGTCTGCGCGAATTGGCCAACCAGGTGTTGGGTATCCTGCTCATAAGGCGACAGTGCGCTGGAGAGGATTGGGGACATAGCTTAAACCCTTGGCTAATTTAATCTGTTACGCCACTGTGTCTGACCAGATCGGCGCACTATATATCGgactatatatacatttatacagAGACAATGCTGTGCGAGTGGCGCGCACTTAAGCGCATTTACACATGTTAATGCCAATTGCGCCAGTTGCCCGTCCAGCGAAGCATCCAAGCCATGGTCTAAGGTCAGAGCGAGGCCTTCACGCGGATATATCTTGATATCTGGCATATATCTGAGGCGACAATTGGGCACACCCACCCACGCTAATCGCTTGCCGGGCGGAAAGATGCACAAGTGACGAGCGCTCCGCTCCGGCTGCAGCGAaatgcatctgcatctgcatctgagCAGCCAAGTTTATTGGCCCGACACGTTCTGGATATGCATATAGACATATTTATATGCAGCTATGTATGTAAGTGCAGTTTATGGTCCTGGGTATCTGATGACAATCCTCGGGTGCTAACTTTTCGCCTTTCCGCTGAACTGTAAGCGATACTACCTTAAACTCTGGCCACCAATTCGACGGACTGCAATTATTCAGGGAATGCAAAGCGCAGCGAAATGACTTGGAAACAGACGGATACACTTGGAGGAAAGAGAAGGAGACACTTGAAGGAAAGAGAAGGAGATACTTGCAGGAAAGAGAAGGAGACACTTGGAGGAGAGAGATGGAGCCACTTGGAGGAGAGAGACGGAGCCACTTGTAGGAGAGATGGAGCAACTTGCGGGACAGAGATGGAGGGCTAaggaaagaaagagagagagacagaggcGTCTGGTAATCTGGGTCTCAAAGTTGGTGGCCTGCTACGCCCGGATGtggcatacaaaaaaaaaaaaaacataataattataattatcaGAATGTCACATATAAATCACAGCTGATAAGAC contains the following coding sequences:
- the LOC6613428 gene encoding collagen alpha-1(IV) chain, with product MLPRDLRHLSGLLGAVYLLGSLVSVTLADGKICNTTLCDCKGIKGRMGAQGPIGIFGLEGPAGDIGPFGRAGPIGEKGDVGEYGEQGEKGHRGDVGPKGEMGYPGIMGKSGEPGTPGPRGIDGCDGRPGMQGPSGAPGQNGVRGPPGKPGQQGPPGEAGEGGINSKGTKGNRGETGQPGGMGPPGFDGDRGSKGDTGYAGLTGKKGDPGLPGPKGDTGDVSELPYSLIGPPGHKGDPGDSLSGVLKPDDTLKGYKGYVGLQGDEGPQGPTGEQGAVGRNGLPGARGEIGGPGERGKPGKDGEPGRFGDKGMKGAPGWTGADGLDGSPGERGEDGFAGMPGVQGGAGSPGIYDPSLTKSLPGPIGSQGDIGPPGEPGPPGLPGKPGRRGPIGLAGQSGDPGLSGSRGPPGRSERGEAGDYGFIGPPGPQGPPGEAGLPGRYGLHGDPGQNVVGPKGESGLNGLPGLEGYRGDRGEVGLPGDKGLPGEGYNIVGPPGSQGPPGFRGLPGDDGYNGLRGLPGDKGLRGDDCPVCNAGPRGPRGQEGDTGYPGSNGNRGAIGLSGPRGVQGLKGNPGRAGHKGLPGPAGIPGEPGKVGAAGPDGRKIELGPLRKGEIGDIGDSGRRGDQGDYGENGRDGSIGSQGERGETGQRGDYGDAGSQGRDGEPGRDGRDGAPGRNATTPKVYLIGEPGYDGIKGELGDDGDTGFKGVKGEPNPGQIYDNTGGPGEDGYTGPKGVKGAKGKQGDIGLRGEIGDRGPAGEVIPGLVGAKGYPGQTGDYGPQGAPGLAGRDGEPGLDGGLGYKGQRGVPGQEVIQGEIGPPGRSGIKGFPGDVGAPGQYGLAGRPGPKGVKGEHGPDGAVGQTGLPGNKGQRGDFLVGRPGPKGQPGRIGRKAPHGAKGQKGEVGSLGQNGQNGAKGSIGFSGRRGLLGNAGLQGLPGSPGIPGLPGMIGEIGERGEIGYNGRQGDIGPRGPNGELGPKGLSGDDGPDGYPGANGLPGRKGEQGNPGFPGRTGAKGVAAYSGIKGDDGESGLTGPIGYPGAPGVKGQRGAVGDSQPALDGVAGRKGEVGSPGLNGLPGRHGLKGQRGDRGLAGQQGRPGEPGANGLGGYPGRNGVNGLKGATGFTGPQGPKGPQGERGVVGLDGRTGQIGDQGPRGLIGAQGEQGEQGDKGEVGFPGRLENLQDLSFYRGFTGDRGLQGERGEQGDMGPIGLIGPPGAKGESGDIGYAGQLGFDGADGLKGFQGDQGPRGPPGITLPTEKGDEGVAGLDGRAGRPGHFGQKGAPGPPGENGPNGAIGHNGPQIQGPPGPQGDVGFPGAAGNNGRHGLIGPKGKLGEMGRQGERGESGYAIVGRQGDIGDIGFQGEPGWDGAKGEQGYPGLPGKNGRMGAPGPRGPTGDAGWGGIDGMDGLVGPKGQPGVTYSYSMARPGDRGEPGLDGFQGEEGDAGAPGLIGFQGQRGAMGYRGDQGEVGYSGADGPQGQRGDKGYIGLTGAPGHRGLPGLQGDPAPAAPAPKSRGFIFARHSQSVQVPRCPANTNLLWEGYSLSGNVAASRAVGQDLGQSGSCMMRFTTMPYMLCDFNGICHFAQNNDDSLWLSTAEPMPMTMTPIQGRDLMKYISRCVVCETTTRIIALHSQSMSIPECPGGWEEMWTGYSYFMSTLDNVGGVGQNLVSPGSCLEEFRAQPVIECHGHGRCNYYDALASFWLTVIEEQDQFVQPRQQTLKADLTSKISRCTVCRRRGNTFVARTAYGSSGSRDGSASRYPSGGSSGAAGSLPETDGDYRSSWTSGAASSPGSNSGSWSSGSNAGAYPGSNAAWQSRTNAGSSWSSRPVAGSGSNPGSYSSWSTGSSPGSNPGSNSWSTRPSWSTDPRSRAPSNYLNGRYQQSVRPSNLQAYNEYVRHGGNTRQYNRRPREDTTAP